In Candidatus Lernaella stagnicola, the following proteins share a genomic window:
- a CDS encoding prohibitin family protein: MRRIATKLLVLFLLIMVLGVLSGCGKTIPAGHRGVYFNWRAGTDTGTALTEGWNWLAPWNRIYLYDVRVKDQQEDLSILTRDQLNIKCDLSIRFQPVADKVGILHQNIGPEYYTTIVRPTVRNVTREVIAGYDSIDAYTKRSEIQDTIFKGVVAKLDQKPIAISAIMLRNMDFPRSVTDAIERKLAMKQEAEKMKFVLEKERLEAERKRVEARGIADFQIIVTKGINENLLRWKGIEATLKLAESQNSKVVVIGGAGDGLPLILGK, encoded by the coding sequence ATGCGTCGCATCGCTACGAAACTACTCGTTTTGTTTTTATTAATCATGGTTTTAGGAGTCCTGTCAGGTTGTGGGAAAACCATACCGGCGGGGCACCGGGGCGTCTATTTCAACTGGCGCGCGGGCACTGACACCGGCACCGCGCTGACCGAAGGATGGAACTGGCTGGCCCCCTGGAACCGCATCTACCTTTACGACGTGCGCGTCAAAGATCAGCAGGAGGATCTTTCCATCCTCACACGCGACCAACTCAACATCAAATGCGACCTGTCGATACGCTTTCAGCCGGTAGCCGACAAGGTCGGCATACTCCACCAGAATATCGGTCCGGAATACTACACGACGATCGTGCGGCCGACCGTGCGCAACGTCACCCGCGAGGTCATCGCCGGCTACGACAGCATCGACGCGTATACCAAACGCTCCGAAATACAGGACACCATCTTCAAGGGCGTAGTAGCCAAATTGGATCAAAAGCCCATCGCCATCTCGGCCATCATGCTGCGCAACATGGACTTCCCCAGGTCGGTAACCGACGCCATCGAGCGCAAGCTCGCTATGAAGCAGGAAGCCGAGAAAATGAAGTTTGTTCTCGAAAAAGAGCGACTGGAAGCCGAGCGAAAACGCGTCGAAGCCAGAGGCATCGCCGACTTCCAGATTATCGTCACCAAGGGCATCAACGAGAACCTGCTGCGCTGGAAGGGCATCGAGGCCACGCTCAAACTCGCCGAATCGCAAAACTCGAAAGTCGTGGTCATCGGCGGCGCCGGCGACGGCCTACCGCTGATTCTCGGGAAGTAA